GCCTCACCTATTTTTGATTGAAGGCGCAACCACCCTTGCGAATTCTCCACAAACGGACGGCCACGGGCCGCTCGCACACCGGAGCGGTCGGGCGGGGCCGACGGGCGCGCCGACGGGTGGGTGATGGGCGGGCGACGGACGGGCGACGGGGGGAATCGGCTTGGCGGGGCGGGCTCCCTAGGCTAACTTGGCTTCTGCCTAGGGCGTCTAGGCACGAGTGGGGGCGGGAGAGGGAGAGAGGCGTCATGAAAGCGCTGACCGAACCGGTGATCCGGGCGTCGTTCGTCAACTGCACCAAGGGCGAGGCGAGTCGGCTCGCGCTGCCCCGGGGCCTGGCCGAACTGCCTTGGGAGGAGCTGGACTTCCTGGGGTGGCGGGACCCCGGGGCCCCCGACCGGGGGTACCTGGTGGCCGAGTACGGCGGGCGACTGGTGGGCGTCACGCTGCGGCGGGCGCAGCGGGCGGGGGCCGGGGCCCGGCAGGGGGCCATGTGCTCGATCTGCCTGACGGTGCACGCGGCGTCCGGGGTGGCGCTGCTGACGGCGCGGAAGGCGGGGCGGCCGTCCGGGGAGGAGTACGCGTCGGCGGGCGAGTACTTCTGCGGCGACCTGGCGTGCTCGTTGTACGTGCGGGGGCGCCGGCGGGCGTCGGCGGGCGGGGCGCGGATGCGGGAGAGCCTGGGCACCGAGGAGCGGATCGCCCGGGTCCGGGTGAACCTGGCCGCGTTCCTGGCCCGGGTGGTGCGGCCGTGAGCGGCGGGGCGAGGGCGGGGGCGGAGGCGAGGGCGGGGACGGGCGCTCCGGCGGCGCGGACGCCCGTCGACGGCAGGTGGTGCGGCCTGCGCTGGTGCGGGCGGCGCTGGTGTTCGGGGTGGGGGCGCTCGCCCCGTTGATCGGCGCCGTGGCGGACGGTCCGGCGGCGAACGTCCGGGCGGAGGAAGGGAGTTGAGGCGGCGGCGGCGCGCAGGGGTCAGCGGGCCGGGGGCCAGTTCTCCAGGAGGTGGTGCAGGCCGGTGGTGATGCGCCGCCAGGAGTCGGCGGCGGCGCGCGGGTGGTTGAAGCCGCCGGCGCTCTCGATGCCGATGAAGCCGTGGAAGGTGCTGCGCAGGAGGCGGGCGGCGTCGGTCAGGTCGGGTTCGTCGAGGCGGTAGTGGCGCATCACCGCGTAGGTCAGTTCGATGCTCCGGGCGAACACTGCGGTATCGGTGAACTGCTCGGGATTCAGCGGCAGTTGGGTGGCGGCGTAGCGGCCGGGGTGGGCCAGCGCGTAGTGCCGGTAGGCGTCCG
This is a stretch of genomic DNA from Kitasatospora fiedleri. It encodes these proteins:
- a CDS encoding FBP domain-containing protein; the protein is MKALTEPVIRASFVNCTKGEASRLALPRGLAELPWEELDFLGWRDPGAPDRGYLVAEYGGRLVGVTLRRAQRAGAGARQGAMCSICLTVHAASGVALLTARKAGRPSGEEYASAGEYFCGDLACSLYVRGRRRASAGGARMRESLGTEERIARVRVNLAAFLARVVRP
- a CDS encoding TetR/AcrR family transcriptional regulator, whose translation is MAAHAGLTVERITRAAAELADQVGIEKVTVSALARRFGVKDASFYSHVKNLQEIRVRVALLASDELNQALAAAIAGRSGGEALTAFADAYRHYALAHPGRYAATQLPLNPEQFTDTAVFARSIELTYAVMRHYRLDEPDLTDAARLLRSTFHGFIGIESAGGFNHPRAAADSWRRITTGLHHLLENWPPAR